The DNA sequence TTCGGCATCGTCTCCAGTGGTGAGGCCATCAAGGTGACCGTCGAACCCCGCTAGGACCGACCGTCACACCAGAGTGGCATCGAACATCGAGTGCCGCTCTGGTGTGACGCTCACGGCTAGCCGATCCGGATCAGCTTCTTGTTGACGAACTCGTCGATGCCGAACCGGCCGAGCTCGCGACCGTAACCCGAACGCTTCACTCCGCCGAACGGAAGCTCGACACCGTCGGCGCCGACCAGGTTCACGAAGACCATGCCCGCGTCGATCTTGTCGGCCACCCGCTGGGCCTGCGCCGCGTCGGTGGTGAACACATAGGAGCCCAGGCCGAACGGGATGTCGTTGGCCAGCTCGACGGCCTCGTCCTCGGAGTCCACCTTGAAGACCATGGCCACCGGGCCGAACAGTTCCTCACGGTAGGTGGGCGAGTCGGCGCTGACACCGGTGAGCACGCCAGGCGGGAAGTAGGCGCCGTTGCGCTCGCCGGCCGACACCAGGTTGGCGCCGTCGGCCACCGCGCGGTCGATCTGCTCGGCCAACCGCTTGGCCGCGGCCAGCGAGGACAGCGGGGCCAGCTCGTCGGCGGTCTCGAGCACCTTCTTGGTGAACTTGTCCAGGAACTCGTCATAGAGGTCGGCGGCCACGATGAATCGCTTGGCGGCATTGCAGGCCTGGCCGGCGTTCTCGAAGCGCCCGGCGATGGCGGCATCGACGGTGGCGTCGAGGTCGTCACTGCTCAGCAGGATGAACGGGTCGGATCCGCCGAGCTCCAGGACGACCTTCTTGAGGTTGCGGCCGGCGATCTCGGCCACCGCGGCACCCGCGCGCTCGGATCCGGTCAACGACACACCCTGCACCCGCGGATCGGCGATGGCCGTGGCGATCTGCTCATTGGTGGCATAGACGTTGACGTACGCCCCGGCGGGGAAGCCGGCGTCGTCATAGATCTTCTGGATGGCCTCGGCCGACTCGGGACACTGCGGGGCGTGCTTGAGCACGATCGTGTTGCCGAGGGTCAGGTTCGGGCCGGCGAAGCGGGCCACCTGGTAGTACGGGTAGTTCCACGGCATGATGCCCAGCAACACGCCCACCGGGCCGCGCTTGATCACCGCGCTGCCTTCGCCGTCGAGCAGGTCGATGGGCTCGTCGGCCAGGAACTTCTCGGCGTTGTCCGCGTAGTACTCGTAGATCGCGGCGCTGAAGTCCACTTCACCGAGGGCCTGATCCAACTGCTTACCCATCTCGCGATGGATGATCTCGGCCAGCTCTTGGCGGCGCTCGGTGTGCAATGCGGCGACGCGGCGCACCAGTGCGGCCCGGTCGGCGACGGTGCTGGTCTTGGACCATTCCCGGTATGCCTTGGTGGCAGCGGCCAATGCCTGTTCGATCTGCTCGTCGGTGGCAGTCGGATACTCCCGCACGACATCTCCGGTCTTGGGGTCGACCACTGCGTACAGACTCATTGTCCCGTCCTGGTGTTTAGTAGTGTAAAACTACGAAAGTTATATACCGCTAAACTTTGGCTCCGCAAGGCCTGCGGCCGACAAGCGAAGGTGAGGTGCCGGGATGTCCCGTGATGCACCCGCTGCTGACGACATCACGGACAGCGCCGACGGCTGGATCACCCGGTTAGGCCCCAAACTGCGCGCGCTGCGCAAGGACCGGGAGCTGACGCTGGAGGCCCTGGCCGACCGCGCTGGCCTCACCAAAGGTTTCCTGAGCCTGGTGGAACGCGGTCAGACCACGATCTCGGTGCCCAACCTGCTCAAGGTGTGCGACATCCTCGGCGTCTCGTTGGGTTCGCTGTTCGACTACCCGGAATCGGCCGTGGTCCGTGACGGCCGCGGCGCCCCGGTGGAGATGGGCGGCAGCGGAATTCGCGAGTATCTGCTGACGCCGCAGACCGAACGCCACCTTCAGGTGATGCGGTCGGTGCTGCAGCCCGGCGGTGGCACCGGGGGGGCCTACACGCTGGACTCGGAGACCATCTTCGTCTTCGTCGTCCGTGGCCGTCTGCGGCTTCTGGTCGACGGCCAGGAGTCGGTGCTCGAAGCCGGTGACAGCTACACCTTTTCGGCTCGGGCGGCGCACTCCTGGGACAATCCCGGTCACGAGGAGTCCGAGGTGTTGTGGTCGATCGTGCCGCCGTTGCCCCGCGCCGGCGGGCCCAGCTGATTCAGCTCAGCGACGGAATTCGTTGCGGCGGGCAATGCGGCGATAACATGTCGATCAAATTTGTTCCATATTCGATTTTTCCGTGCTGTACTGGCCCAACGGAATCCCTGAGGGGGAGGTTGCAAAGATGGCCAAGTCGGTCAAAGTGGTGCGCCGCAAAGACGGTGAGCAACCTGTCGCAGTCGACCAGCGGGTGCGGGTCTATGTCGATACCGAGGACGAGACGCGGGGCGTGGTCGTCGAGGATTTCGGTGACCTGGCGGGGCAGAGCGTCGATCTGGGCGAGACCCACATCGCCGACGCTGCGCGCCGGTGGGCCGTACTGTTGGACGGGGGCACATTGGCTTTCGTCGACAGCCACCAGCTAGCGCCCGAGTAGTACCTCCGACAACGCCTGGCACACTTCGTCGATATCGAGCGCTGCCTTCAACACCGTGCGATCGGGCCGCACCGCGGCGGCGTGGGCGTGCCCCGCGCGTAGCCAGGCGGCGAGCGCCGATTGCGGTTCGGCGACCAGAATCGCCGCACCCCAATTGTGTAGCGCGGCATCCTGGGCGGGGGTCAACGCGCGGTCGGTGATCACCGCGAACTCGCGGCCCAGTACGTCGTCCACTCGCCTGCCGTCGCCCGTCACGGCGTTGGGGCACAAGGTGCCGCCCAACTGTTTCGGCCGCACCGTGCGGTGTACCAACGCGGAGCGGTGAAGCGCCGGTGTCTGGGAGTCGACGACCCGCTCGCGAAGTCCGGGTATCAGGTGCATCCGTGGGACGACGGTCCGCCGCAACAGATCACCGATGTCGCCGCCGGCGGTCATCGCCCGCCCGACCGTGAGGGCAAGGCCGATCATCTTGCGGGCGTGGGGCTTTCGCTCCTGTTCGTAGGTGTCCAGAACGCTGGGATCCAAGGAGCCGTCCAGGACGCCGGCAAGTTTCCACGCCAGGTTCATCGCGTCGCGAAGCCCTGCCCCCATTCCCTGGCCCACGAACGGCGGGGTCAGATGGGCGGCATCGCCGAGAAGGAAGACATTGCCGCTGCGCCAGCGCTGCGCGATCTTGGCCCGGAAGGTGTACTCGGCGACGCGAATGAGTTCGAGCTGATCGTCACCGACCTCGCCGGTCCACGGCGCGATGAGCGGCCGCAGCGCGCGCACCGACCGGAAATCGTCGGCCGTCTCGCCGGGGAGCAGCCGAAACTCCCAGCGATAGCGCACATCGCCGATCTGCATGAAGGTCCCCGCTCGATGGGGATCACAGAGCTGATGGACGCCGGCCCACTGACCCAGGTCAGCCGTGGTGGCGACGTCGACTACCAGCCAGCGCTGGTCAAATCTCAAGTCGCGCATAGGGACTCCGATGCGGGATCGGATCAGGCTGTTGGCGCCGTCGCAGCCCAGCACGTAATCGGCGGCCACGGTATGGGAGTGACCGTCTGCCCGGTCGCTGAAGGTGACGCCGGTGCGTCCCGCTCCGAGGTCGACGAGGTCGGTGACTTCGACATTGCCTTTCAGCGTAGCCAGCGGGTAGCGCTCCAGGTTCGTGCGCAGCAGCGCCTCGAACTCCGGCTGGTCGAACATATTGGCCTCGGGATGGCCGTGGCGCGTTCGCGTCGGGTCACGCTGGAATTCGGCGAGCACTGTGAGCCGGGGATCGAGCAGTCGCAGGCCCAGGGCGGGTCGCGAGATCTTGGCGAATTCCTCGGCGATTCCGAGCCGGTGCACGATCCGGTAGACCTCGTCGTCGAGATGTACGGCCCGCGGCTGGGGGTACACCTGCGCCCAGCGGTCCAATATCAGGGTCTCGATGCCGTGCTGGGCGAGCAGTGTGGCGGCGGTGATGCCGGTGGGTCCGGCGCCGACGATCACTACCCGATACGCCTCGTCCATCACGACTCCTTCGATCAACTGACGAAATCGTCACATACGAGATACGCGTCAGTCAAGCAGTTCTGATGAAATCATCAGTAGTGAGCACGGGCGGTAGGATCAGCCCGTGGCTGAAGAACCCGAACCGTCGACCAACCGGCTCGAGCGACGTAAACAACGCACCCGGGCGGCACTGATCAAGTCGGCGCAGGCGCTGATCGCCGAGGGCAGGCTGAACGTCCCGGTTCTCGAAATCACCCAGGCCGCCGACGTCGGCATGGGGTCGTTCTACAACCACTTCGACAGTAAGGAACAACTCTTCGAGGCCGCCGTCGTCGACGTGCTGGACCGGCACGGCGCCGTCCTGGACCGGCTGACCGCCGACCTCGAAGACCCTGCCGAGGTGTTCGCCTGCAGCTTCCGGCTCACCGGCCGGTTCTTCCGGGAACGCCCCCAGGAGAGCCGCATCCTGCTGGCCAACTGGGGAACGCTGCTGACATCGGACCGCGGGCTTGCTCCGCGCGCGACACGCGACATCAAGGCCGCGGTCGCCGCCGGCCGCTTCGAGATCGAGGATCCTGAGCTGGCGCTGGCCGTCGCCGCCGGCGCGCTGCTCGGACTGGGTCACCTGCTGGAGGCCAACCCGGATCGCGACGCGGCCGCGACGGCGGACGCGGTCACCGAGAGTGTGCTGCGACTGTTCGGCATGTCGGCCAAGGACGCCCGCACGGTCTGCTCGATGCCCTTGCCGGACATCGACCTTCAGGCGTAGACCACTGTCATCCGCTGGGTCCCCAGGTCGATCGCGCCGTCGTCGGTGGCCACCGACGCCTCGATCACATCCCCGCTGTGCAGGTACTTGGGGTTCTTGGCCTGGCCCTTGAAGAAGGCGTTCCACTTGACGGCCGGCGGCAGCAGCGCGGCGATCATGCCGATCAGCTTCGGCGGTGCGCTCAGCGCGGTGCCGACCGGCGTTCCGGTGAGCACCAGATCGCCGGCGGCCAAGTCCTGGAACCGGCTCAGCGATCGCAGCGCCTCCACCGGCCGGTACAGCATGTCGCCGTCGACGAGGGCGTTCTGCCGATCCTCGCCGTTGACCTTCAGGCGCAGTCGCAGTTCGCCGAACCGCTTCAGTTCGGCGGCGTCGAGCAACACCAGGGCAGGGCCGGTGGGCGTGAATGTCGGGTAGGACTTGGCTTCGTAGAACTGCGTCTGGGGAAGCTGGATGTCACGCGCCGAGATGTCGTTGGTGACCACCAGACCGGCGATGTAGTCGCTCAGGTCGGCCTCGGAAATTGTTGTGCCGACCGGGATGTCACGTCCGATCACCAGGCCGATCTCGACCTCGTAATCGAGGAACCGCACGTGGGAGGGTTTGGTCACTGGCTCGTATGGCCCGCTGATCGAGGCCGAAGACTTACGGAAGAACGTCAGCGGGATGGTCTTCGGATCCATGCCGGCGTCTTTGACATGCGAAGCGAAGTTCGTCATCTGCGCGACGACTCGGCACGGTGCGGTGATCGGGCTCAGGAGCTCGAGTCCGGCGATGTCGACGGTCTCCGAACTCACTGCCGCAGCGTCGATCGCAGCCCGGTCGGTCAGCAGCTCTGCAGTGGTCTGCGCGGCGGTGGCGATCTTGGCCGCACCGGTGGGCGTGGCGACCCACCAGGCGTCTGCGGTGCGCAGGATGGAGATGGTCATGAGGCGGCAACTTTCAGTAGACCGATCAGGCGGGTGACGTCGAACTCGTTCTTGTCGCGCAGGGCGGTGATCATCGAACCGACCTCGTGCCGTGCGCTTTTCGGGGTGATACCCAGGAAATCCTTGCTGGCTGGCGGGCCCCACTGGGCCAGTCCGGTCGCGGTGAACGGCGCCCACCCGGGTTCCAGCGTGTTGTCGAACAGATCGCCGTCGGCGTAGTGCTCCACCATGAAGCCGTCCGGGTCGCGCCAGTAGTCGAACAACTGACTGCCCTGGATGTGGCGGCCGATCCCCCAGGAGCGCAGATAGCCGCGCTCGAGGAGGTATTCGCCTCCGGCGGCCAAGGCGTCGAGGTCGGCGACCTGATAGGCGGAGTGTACGTAGCGGTTCGCGGGCCCGAGCGCCATCGCCAGCGTGTGGTGGTCGGTCGGGGTGGAGCCGAGGTCGCACCGGATGAAACTCATGGTCGGCCCGCGGTCGCGCTGACCGGGGTAGTACAGGAAGTCGCTGACGATCAGGCCGAAATGGTCGAGGTACCAGTTCAGCGTCTCGATGTACCGCGTCGACTGCAGTACGACGTGGCCGAGGCGCTGCACGCTGGCCGGTACCCGGGGCGGGCGCTGGGTGGCGTTGGTGCGGGTGACCTCGTGGCCGAAGTTGAACGTGTGCGGCGGTTGGGCGGTCAACGCCGCCTGCCGGTCGAGGCCGGCGACGACCTTGACCGGTGTGCCGCTGGGGTCGGTGAGCTCGACGACGGCACCGCCCAAGGCTTCCGGCAGCGCGCGGGTCGGCGCGTGGGTGTGCTCAGCCAGGCGCAGCAGGTCGATCTCGTCCTGAGCCTCGAAGGCCAGCCCGGCGAAGCGGGTGCGCGGGCCGCGGCGGACCAGCACACACGGTGCGCTCGGGTCGGTGCCCCGCAACTGCAGCTCGTCGGCGCCGCGGTGCGCGACGGTGAAGCCGAATGCCCGCGCGAATGCTTCGGCCCTGCTCAGGTCGGGTTTCTCGAATTCCAGCCAGGCCAAGCCGGCCACCTTGATGACCGGGTTGCGGGATCGCCCGGGGTGTTCACCGGGTAGGCCACCCTGCTCGCTGTGCAGGTCGTTGTGCGCGCCGACGACGTCACCCATGCGAAGCTCCTCACTTGACTGACGAAATCGTCACATGCGACGGTCGTGTCAGTCAAGCGGCAGGTGTGCGACTCGAGTGTCAGTCGGGCAGGACGGGCGGCTGGTGCCGTATCGGCGCCAAGCCCAGCGAAGCGGTGTAGTCCGCCAGCTCACCCAGTGTGGTGATCCACAGACCATCGAGCGCGGTCGCGTATTCGATCAATCCCTCGAGTGCGGCCGCACGTGATGGCCGTCCGCTCAGGAAAGGGTGATTGGTCAACACGAATGTCAGCCGCTCGGCGTAGACCGCGTCGAGCTCGAGTCGCCAGAGTTCGGCCGCTTTCGTCGGCGTCTCGATGAGGCCGGTGCCGGTGAGGTCGGGCAGGTAGGCGTATTGCTCCCAGTCGTCAAGTGACCACTGGATCGGGATCTCGATCAGCGGATCGCGATCGCCGATTGCAATCGGATAGGGCAGGTCACTGTCGAACAGGCTGCTGTCGTAGCCAAAACCATACTCGCCCAATAGTTCTGGCGTGCGGTAGTTCATCTCCCACATCGGTGCCCGATAGCCAACCGGTCGGACCCCGGTGATGCGTTCGAGTGCTTCGAGACCGCGCTCGATCGCCCGCCGTTCCTCGGCCTCGGTCATGCCGGTCACCGTCTCGTGCAGGTAACCGTGGTGCGCGATCTCGTGGCCGGCGTCGGCGATGGCTCGGACAACGTTGGGATACTTGTCGGCGGTATAGCCCGGCACGAAGAACGTCGAACGGATGTCGTGGCGATCCAGGATCCGCAGTATTCGGGGCACGCCGTGCAACGGGCCGTAGCTCTGGTGTGACATCACGCTCAGCCGCTCGGCTGCCTGCGGCGCGAACGACAGGATTGCCGACTCGGCATCGACGTCGAAGGTGAACGCTGCCGCTGCGTGTACCCCTGCAGGCCAATGGAAATCAGACATCGATCACCGACCGAGTAACCGCTTGCGCCCGGGGACCGATGGGCGCCGCGAGGCGTACGGCCACGGGCTGTTGCGCTCGGGCACCGCGTCGGCTCGCACCTGCTTGAGCTCGGCCCGCAGGTGCTGCCGCAGCTCGTCGAGGGTGGGATCGGTCCACCGGTTGAACGCCTCGATCGGATCGGCCGTCAGGTCGTAGAGCTCCCACTGGTCATCGAGCGGGTTGGTCCGGTAGGTGTCGCCACCGGCGCCGGTGGCGGCCAGATGGCGCACCCCCGGCTCGGTCCAGGTGCTCGGATCGTCGAAGGTCCGCACGAGCTTCCACAGGTGGCCCGCGCCGCCGGCGGCTGCCGACTCCTCGACGTGGGTTACCAGACCTTCGAAGTTCGCCGCGACATGTGCGGGGATTCGAATGCGCAGCAGCGCAGGGGGATTCGTGGTCTGCTTCAACCGGCGTCCCAACCCGGATGCGCCGCTGTCGCCTTCGAGCATATTGTCGCGGGTCAGGATGTAGACGGCGCGGCCGGTGTCGTCGGCGGCTCCGTCGACGATCGGCATGAGGTTGCGGCCCGGCAGTGGGTGCACCTCGCTGAATGTCTCCGCCAGTACCGCTGCGGTGGCCGGCACGTCGATACCCGCCGCACCCAGCAGCGTCGGCACCAGGTCCACGTGCGAGGTGGGCGCCGACACCA is a window from the Mycolicibacterium anyangense genome containing:
- a CDS encoding NAD-dependent succinate-semialdehyde dehydrogenase, whose amino-acid sequence is MSLYAVVDPKTGDVVREYPTATDEQIEQALAAATKAYREWSKTSTVADRAALVRRVAALHTERRQELAEIIHREMGKQLDQALGEVDFSAAIYEYYADNAEKFLADEPIDLLDGEGSAVIKRGPVGVLLGIMPWNYPYYQVARFAGPNLTLGNTIVLKHAPQCPESAEAIQKIYDDAGFPAGAYVNVYATNEQIATAIADPRVQGVSLTGSERAGAAVAEIAGRNLKKVVLELGGSDPFILLSSDDLDATVDAAIAGRFENAGQACNAAKRFIVAADLYDEFLDKFTKKVLETADELAPLSSLAAAKRLAEQIDRAVADGANLVSAGERNGAYFPPGVLTGVSADSPTYREELFGPVAMVFKVDSEDEAVELANDIPFGLGSYVFTTDAAQAQRVADKIDAGMVFVNLVGADGVELPFGGVKRSGYGRELGRFGIDEFVNKKLIRIG
- a CDS encoding helix-turn-helix domain-containing protein, which codes for MSRDAPAADDITDSADGWITRLGPKLRALRKDRELTLEALADRAGLTKGFLSLVERGQTTISVPNLLKVCDILGVSLGSLFDYPESAVVRDGRGAPVEMGGSGIREYLLTPQTERHLQVMRSVLQPGGGTGGAYTLDSETIFVFVVRGRLRLLVDGQESVLEAGDSYTFSARAAHSWDNPGHEESEVLWSIVPPLPRAGGPS
- the mhpA gene encoding bifunctional 3-(3-hydroxy-phenyl)propionate/3-hydroxycinnamic acid hydroxylase MhpA, whose product is MDEAYRVVIVGAGPTGITAATLLAQHGIETLILDRWAQVYPQPRAVHLDDEVYRIVHRLGIAEEFAKISRPALGLRLLDPRLTVLAEFQRDPTRTRHGHPEANMFDQPEFEALLRTNLERYPLATLKGNVEVTDLVDLGAGRTGVTFSDRADGHSHTVAADYVLGCDGANSLIRSRIGVPMRDLRFDQRWLVVDVATTADLGQWAGVHQLCDPHRAGTFMQIGDVRYRWEFRLLPGETADDFRSVRALRPLIAPWTGEVGDDQLELIRVAEYTFRAKIAQRWRSGNVFLLGDAAHLTPPFVGQGMGAGLRDAMNLAWKLAGVLDGSLDPSVLDTYEQERKPHARKMIGLALTVGRAMTAGGDIGDLLRRTVVPRMHLIPGLRERVVDSQTPALHRSALVHRTVRPKQLGGTLCPNAVTGDGRRVDDVLGREFAVITDRALTPAQDAALHNWGAAILVAEPQSALAAWLRAGHAHAAAVRPDRTVLKAALDIDEVCQALSEVLLGR
- a CDS encoding TetR/AcrR family transcriptional regulator — its product is MAEEPEPSTNRLERRKQRTRAALIKSAQALIAEGRLNVPVLEITQAADVGMGSFYNHFDSKEQLFEAAVVDVLDRHGAVLDRLTADLEDPAEVFACSFRLTGRFFRERPQESRILLANWGTLLTSDRGLAPRATRDIKAAVAAGRFEIEDPELALAVAAGALLGLGHLLEANPDRDAAATADAVTESVLRLFGMSAKDARTVCSMPLPDIDLQA
- a CDS encoding fumarylacetoacetate hydrolase family protein translates to MTISILRTADAWWVATPTGAAKIATAAQTTAELLTDRAAIDAAAVSSETVDIAGLELLSPITAPCRVVAQMTNFASHVKDAGMDPKTIPLTFFRKSSASISGPYEPVTKPSHVRFLDYEVEIGLVIGRDIPVGTTISEADLSDYIAGLVVTNDISARDIQLPQTQFYEAKSYPTFTPTGPALVLLDAAELKRFGELRLRLKVNGEDRQNALVDGDMLYRPVEALRSLSRFQDLAAGDLVLTGTPVGTALSAPPKLIGMIAALLPPAVKWNAFFKGQAKNPKYLHSGDVIEASVATDDGAIDLGTQRMTVVYA
- a CDS encoding VOC family protein; this encodes MGDVVGAHNDLHSEQGGLPGEHPGRSRNPVIKVAGLAWLEFEKPDLSRAEAFARAFGFTVAHRGADELQLRGTDPSAPCVLVRRGPRTRFAGLAFEAQDEIDLLRLAEHTHAPTRALPEALGGAVVELTDPSGTPVKVVAGLDRQAALTAQPPHTFNFGHEVTRTNATQRPPRVPASVQRLGHVVLQSTRYIETLNWYLDHFGLIVSDFLYYPGQRDRGPTMSFIRCDLGSTPTDHHTLAMALGPANRYVHSAYQVADLDALAAGGEYLLERGYLRSWGIGRHIQGSQLFDYWRDPDGFMVEHYADGDLFDNTLEPGWAPFTATGLAQWGPPASKDFLGITPKSARHEVGSMITALRDKNEFDVTRLIGLLKVAAS
- a CDS encoding polysaccharide deacetylase family protein codes for the protein MSDFHWPAGVHAAAAFTFDVDAESAILSFAPQAAERLSVMSHQSYGPLHGVPRILRILDRHDIRSTFFVPGYTADKYPNVVRAIADAGHEIAHHGYLHETVTGMTEAEERRAIERGLEALERITGVRPVGYRAPMWEMNYRTPELLGEYGFGYDSSLFDSDLPYPIAIGDRDPLIEIPIQWSLDDWEQYAYLPDLTGTGLIETPTKAAELWRLELDAVYAERLTFVLTNHPFLSGRPSRAAALEGLIEYATALDGLWITTLGELADYTASLGLAPIRHQPPVLPD